The following DNA comes from Henckelia pumila isolate YLH828 unplaced genomic scaffold, ASM3356847v2 CTG_461:::fragment_3, whole genome shotgun sequence.
ccgtcgcggtactctcagtgacagactatcaagtATATATCTGAGCGGCTCTATGATCAGGGTATAACAAGGTAcatgctcaacgtgtatgtgcacatgacatatgaatatgaaaaacagtaaaacatacatcatgccacataataatgccaaataaatgcaagatACAaatatgtatactcgctggcaatctcagtcaatgtgtacgtacctctaggctagttcaagtttagtaggacctaggttccaagcctatattcaaaagtatGTTGTATCACTATAaaagttctataagtcttaactaagctaataagtactcccaaaacttactaagattcccggaccataccttcatccgtagtCAGcactttggagtcgctagtttTGGAGGACTATAACAACACCTTGTTATTCCATAACTTTTCTataaaccgatagggccctcaagtgtatatctcacactatataactgaataagaaaactcgggaattcgtaattaaaaatgaatacaaatgacccctatttatagccccCAAACTCGgccacgttcggagcctccgaactcggtattggagcgtccgatccaactccgtgtttgcatgtgtgacacgtctggttcggagcgtccgaagtcaAGATCAGACCATCCGAACTGCTCTTTGTCCGACGCTTGTTAAAACTCATGGCTTAGTCATTGTGCATTGTTGGCTAAAGGAGTTCGGACCGTTCGAAtatagttcggatcgtccgatcctgccttAACTTCGAAGTAAATATTCTcatcatcggagcttccgattcacagggttcggatcgtccgaattgGGTTCGGACATCCGATCCTGTTTAAACCCTTGAATTGGTTAAttaataacccttaatcatgtttaacatattattatcttaaaatggaatctggatTACTACAATCCGAACTCAAATGATCTCCTGCTCCAATGGGTCAACTGACAAAGTTGAAATCCAATGTTTGATCTCCTCTGGGCTGTCACCTGCTTCACGAATAAACGTTAGAGGCGTCAGGTGGTCATCCGACGAAAACCCTCtgacgctcaagtcagcgatCACATCTTCAAATAGCCCAAAAGGAGAGAGCTTTTGGCTATTTAAAAGTCACTTACCTAAAATGAGAAAGGTTCAGGGTATTTATAGACAAAGTGACGTGAGATTAAAATGCAAACAAACCCTTCCAGAGTTTAAGAATTAGTAACTAGCCTTATTTAGGGGATAAATTTTACAAATTGagctatttatttttatttatatatttaattttagattaCACTAAAATTACTAAAATATTCTTAtacccatcataagccccctACTCTCGAGTAAGTGCAATTTATTGAAGATGGTAGAGAGTACCATACACTCAATTACCCaagttattattaatatatattattatttttattcttttttctttttctttttttttttaatttctgatGGTTCGAAAATCGGGTAACTTATGGGACAAGCTCTGATCATTAGGGTTTTATCACTATAAATACGCCTCTTTTGTAGGTCCCAGGTGCGGCATCACGAGATATAAACTatgaaaattgaagaataaaatataCACCAAGATTTACATGAAAAACCCCTAAAATGAATAGgttaaaaaccacgggcaagatcaaaagattccactataatatttgtaGAATTACAAACTCTCTATGTATTTCCAAAaagacactcactctcttaatacaggaaaaaacctatctcacaaatatatatagaaataaataGGGGAGATGAAGAATACTCAAGCTCAGAAAAAATTGCTTGAGAATGAGATGATTTACAATGCCGAGGGAATGCACCTGTTTATAGGTGCGAGACCTTCGTCTGAACATGCAAAGATGCAAATTCAAATATGAATTTGCTTTTGCTCTGTCAATGTTTGTTGCTCATAAATGAGCACTTGGCCACACAACATAATGCATAATACATTCAACGGGCCAcctgtttgttttgtttttgtttgtttttttaatcattCTTTTCCGACATTTCTTCCACTTAGAGATTtaattgagaatcaaacacatctccaAATATCCTTTCAATCTTGCCATTCCCTCTGCTTACGTTTTTGCTAGGCCACATGAGGATTTACACCATTCGAACTTCTCCATGCTCACCGGCTTGGTCAGAATATCAGCTATGTTATCCTTCATATGTATCTTCAGCATGTACATACTTCCTTCCTCTACTACTTCTCGTACAAAATTAAATTGaactccaatgtgtttagtcctggaatgaaaggctggattccttgcaatgtgcaagacactctgactgtcacaaaaTAGAGGAATTTTCTCTTGTTTGTGTCCAAACtcctccaataaccttttaatTCATATTGACTCCTTGCAAGCTCGAGTAGCTTCCATGTATTCTGCCTCCGTTGTAGATGATGCCACAACTGTTTGCAATTTTGAAACCCAACTGACTGCACGCAACTGTAAACACGTAACCAGTAGTAGATTTTCTTTTATCTGGATCACCCGCATAGTCTGAATCCACATAACCCCTGAGTGTAAAATatgatcctccaaaacataatTAGCATTCGAGGTACCCTTAATgtatctaaggatcctcttaaccgTGCTCCAATGCTCTTGTCCAGGATTTGTAATATATCGACTGACTGCTCCCACTACTTGTGCAATGTCTGGTCTTGTACAAATCATGGCGAACATCAAACTCCccactgctgatgcatacggtactcgagacatctccATCCTCTTTGCTTCACTGCTAGGACAAATCTTAGAAGATAACTTTAAGTTAATAGGAAGAGGGGTTGAAACtggcttactatcttgcatgttgaagcggtgcaagactttcttcaaataatttttctagGAAACCCAAATCTGCatattgcttctgtctcggtTAACTTGTATCCTTAGAATCTTGTTTGCTGctcccaagtccttcatattAAATTCCTTAGCCAACTATGCCTTTAATTCTTGGACCCGATCTTTGTTGGGGCCTGCTACCAACATGTCGTCCACGTACAACAGCAAAATAatataatcatcatcaccagacctcttgaaatacgtacaagggtctgcactgagtctgttgtacccaaggctcatgatataggaatcaagtctcttgtaccaacacctcggcgcctgtttgagaccgtacagagattttttcaacctgcaaaccaagttctctttgcccttttctgcaaaaccttctggctggagcatatagatttcttcttcaagatcgccaTGAAGAAATGCCGTTTTCATATCTAGCTTTTCTAGATGTAGGTCAAACACCGCACACATTGCCAATACTACTTTGACTGTTGAAAGTCGAACCACAGGataaaatatctcattgaagtcaatGCCTTCTTTCTGAGTGTACCCTTTGACAACCAATCTCGCACGATATCgctccacttggttattgccatCGTGCTTGATCTTATAGACCCATCTGTTACCGATAGATTTCCTCCCTCATGGTAGTGTAAAAAGATCCCAAGTTTTGTTTCTGTccaatgcttccaattcttcctgcatcgctgtcatccacagggatacatccgagctttgagtagcctaatggaaactcgatggctcaccatcctctgttaatagacaatatgcaatgttgctttcagtgacataatctgaaagccaacctggtgttcttctctctcgagttgactgcCTCACTTTGGAAACCTCTGACTTAACTTGTTCCTCATGCTCCGGTActgcttcacaagaaacttgatcttcgtctgtattattttccacctgaatgatagtagtttctgaattcagtgtgcttttgtctcccttcactttatcttcctcgaagataacatctttgttgatgataagcttgtggacagtgggatcccacaagcgaaatccctttactccatcagcataACCCAAGAAGATGCACTTTCTTGATTTAGAATCCAGCTTTGATCTTTCTTGCTCATTGTACATAACGTACACCAGACTTCAAAATGTATGTAACCAAGAATAATCAGTTGTCTTGCCAGTCCACACCTCCATcggagtcttcaaatcaattgccactgaaggagaacgattgatgatgtaagaagcggttttgactgcttctgcccaaaatgactTGGCTAAAACCGCAGTACTCAACATGGTCCTTgttctgtccaacaaagttctgttCATCCGCACTGCCACTGTATTCTATTGAGGCGTGTAAGTCGTCGTGAACTACCTTTTGATGCCCTCATGCTGAAAAAATGCATCAAATTCATCACTGGTATATTCTCTTCCATTGTCAGTCCTtaaacacttgattttcttgtcagaatcaagttcaacccgcgctttgaaaactttgaagacTTCAAGTACATCTGATTTCTTCTTGATTGGATACACCCAACATCTCTTAGAGAAATAATCAATAAACGAGACAAAATATCTTGCTCCTCCTAGGGATACCACCGGTGCTTTccaaacatcagaatgaatcagCTCCAATATGTCTTTCTTTTTGGCAGTAGATGTGTCAAACTTTAATCTGTGTTGTTTACTGGTAACACAATTCTCACAAAAGGGTAGAGTTACTTTTTTAAGCCCCGACAACAGCTTTCGTTCTGAGATAATCTTCATTCCTCGTTTTGACATATGCCCGAGCTTTCTATGCCACAACACTGTTGATTCTTCTCCTGAACCAATTGATGCAATAGCTAGTTCCGCCTCTTTGTGTATTTCTCCCATCAGTACATACAGATTTGTAGCAACCTTTTCCGCCTTCATAATAACAAGCGCAcctttcacaatcttcatgatCACATTCTCGATACGGgttttgcacccaatatcatccaattgccccaaagacaaaagattttttgtcaggcccttcacatgtcgtacctcCTGTCTGGTTCGAATAGTACCATCAAACATTTTAATTTTGATGGTACCGACCCCAGCGATTTCCAAGGCATGATCATTTCCCATGAATACAGATTCTCATGAGACTGGTTCATACTGATCGAAACATTTTCTCCTTGATGTCATGTGTCACGCcgctcctgaatccataatccatgcatcacaaaatttgtgtctgccatccgcaactgttgctgcttcgctgaataatatttcaccacTACCCGAAGTACTGGCCACATTTCCTTGAGATTCCTTTTTGATGCTCTTCGTAAACTCTCTTTTGAAGTGCACTTTATCACCAtatttaaagcagtaaatattcttcttcttacttcttgacttggatcaaccatatctgtggctcccactgcagtcacgctccgtcaatcttcctctcgtcatcggtaaagcctctgcttgcttcgactttgccaacctatcttccttgttccttcgacgactctcttctccaagaaccgcagttaagacatcgtcaaaatttaaattatccgaaagaacattgttggtaacattgatgatgagcCGATCATATGAATCCGGTAGACTCTGAAGTAGAAGCTCCGCACGTTatttttcctctattttatgcCCCATAGAGGTGAGCCGGGAAAGTTGAGTATTCAGTGTGTTGATATGGTCGGTCATCGATGTGTTAGAGTAGATGTCCTGCAAGCCAAATGTTGGTCagggattttattgactcaagtgtaataaaaatctttattttaatataattaatcttttatctggcattttctttatctgtatacccatgcaagttgcatagataaagaccttgaatatactatagtaagatatgaggttgtacatatgatggcaatcatgaaacacatattattaattactgtatattctaaatcaagttcctagtcgattgagccgtccgaaataaggataaggatcgctcgagctcgagactagaatctgtgatgATATGTAcaacgtttcattggtatggacatagagatgttcaatcatacagattggtgctcatatgatgagttcactgaactaccctccctcggacttcccaagtggttatcattcatcgagtggataagtccgtggttatggttgtacaccattagtccttacgacccgggacaacactgaggctctacatgctaggactttactttgactcgtttaccgactccatgagggtcatcaggtggcgagattgggtacagttgcgacatatgtaggagccagtgcattgtagtcggggattcaccgctcacctacgggtgtggatatcctatgtgataaaatgagataatagtgcatggaatctctggccaaagtgtaagatgtgtagtagagtaaagtgtttaccaagttacacatgcgatgccactatgtattctcaaagacatcacatcgttatcgaaattcacgtgcaaccctcgatgaaccaatggttgcagtttcgatcgggatatatgagatgaagggactgtactgtacgttaaccataatcgactggttcttgcaggcactatcagtgatacctaggaaatcatggggtggtgctacttaacgctcttaccatgattcgatgggttaaatcagaaatgagttctgacattttatgatcaaggagttgatgcatagaatgaggctaataagggtaagcTTGGActcacagctagctgtatccctgaaacATTGAGGGTTACAGAAGTACTGGTTTTCCTGTTctcgttgagataataaattcaaagagttgaatttatgataaacaaatttgattggatcgatagataagctttataaatggtttataaaggcttatagaaattttgagagcaatattaattaaaaagggtttaattaatttttccaaGTAGGACTTGGAGATAAggatccataatatatatagatatatatatatattcgatatatatatatatagatatataatataatatatttatatattatattattatataatatatttttaaaaaaaagaattgaATGAGTTGTCTGCCGACAACTCATTCAATTCCCTCAATCAATTACATAAATTGATTGAGGGGAATAATTGAAAGGATTATTCAGCTTTCTTTCTTCGGCTCTTTGTTCTTTCCTTTGGCTCTGGTATTCGGCAGAAGAAATGATACGATCAtttcttcaattcaaaattctcaatgttaaatttcttcttcttttaagtgCAATTTAGAAGAGGAACATGGAATCCGGTCGTGTACCTGATTCGGAGATTGAAGAAAGGTGAAACTCCAGTTGATTGTTCgtagggatttacaacaagagctattttcgaaattgtttcgaaatagttggagccatcgtcaatcttttaagattgataggtatAAATCTTTTAACACCCTATGAACTTTATttaaaccatacgagtgtccaagaatattttgaatgtcaaaattaaaatcttaaactttcgctgcgtcTCGGGcatgatagagatccgagatccaacagtgatatcagagccaggttttcTATATCGtatggtttatttcatgttgagtatttttaatttctaaccgcataagaaaatatttcaatatcGCTAcaccataaaatttatttttatagaatttaaaatacgtatatagatatatgtatgtatatatatattacgatatatatatatgtacatatatagatatatattataaaatatatagatatatgtatatatatatattacggtatatatatatatatacgtatatagatatatattataataatatatataaggatatatattattattatcatatatatgtatagatatatgtatatatttattactatatatatatatatatatatatatgcattattgttattatatattattattatatatagatatgtgtatatatatgcattacgatatgtatatataaacatatatagatatatatatatatatataatataataatagtaatagtaaTCATGCTTTGCATTAAATGCAAAGCATGATTGTCGAAACAGCAATTGGGCTAACTGTCCGAATTTAATTCGGGCAGTATTCGATCAGTAGGTGTAGGGGTGAGTCTGAAAATATTTCGAGCAGCCTTacacatatacatatttttCGAAAAGAGTTTCGGATCCGATgcgatttt
Coding sequences within:
- the LOC140872033 gene encoding uncharacterized mitochondrial protein AtMg00300-like, producing MKIVKGALVIMKAEKVATNLYVLMGEIHKEAELAIASIGSGEESTVLWHRKLGHMSKRGMKIISERKLLSGLKKVTLPFCENCVTSKQHRLKFDTSTAKKKDILELIHSDVWKAPVVSLGGARYFVSFIDYFSKRCWVYPIKKKSDHEGIKR